One Canis lupus familiaris isolate Mischka breed German Shepherd chromosome 20, alternate assembly UU_Cfam_GSD_1.0, whole genome shotgun sequence genomic region harbors:
- the IQCF3 gene encoding IQ domain-containing protein F3 isoform X2, with protein sequence MGSKCCKSGPDKDAQEKEKLKRLHEKRRRARAKAAGKIQAWWRGTLVRRTLLVAALRAWMIQIWWRTVLWRRVLKWRQDLLKIYVIQEEAAVKLQSWVRMWQCHRRYCRMCNTLCILQAPEGCFAFQTFRTSDSLQEQYEVVPNLPEFHIEILSV encoded by the exons ATGGGCAGTAAATGCTGT AAGTCTGGTCCAGATAAGGAtgcacaagagaaagagaaactgaag CGGCTTCATGAAAAACGCCGCAGAGCAAGAGCCAAGGCGGCTGGGAAGATCCAGGCCTGGTGGCGCGGCACGCTGGTGCGTCGCACCCTGCTGGTGGCTGCCCTCAGGGCCTGGATGATTCAGATCTGGTGGAGAACAGTCCTGTGGAGGCGGGTTCTGAAGTGGCGGCAGGACCTGTTGAAGATCTATGTAATCCAAGAGGAGGCGGCAGTCAAGCTCCAGTCCTGGGTTCGCATGTGGCAGTGCCATCGACGTTACTGCCGCATGTGCAACACTCTCTGCATCCTCCAGGCCCCAGAAGGCTGCTTCGCCTTCCAGACCTTCCGCACCAGTGATAGTCTACAGGAACAATACGAAGTCGTTCCCAACCTACCCGAGTTCCACATTGAAATCCTATCAGTCTAA